From a single Fusobacterium pseudoperiodonticum genomic region:
- a CDS encoding YhdT family protein has protein sequence MKISKQINKEVLITIALYLIYFVWWYYFAYEYGSDNVEEYKYILGLPEWFFYSCVVGLVLINVLVYVCIKLFFKDVDFEEYDNKDKKLDK, from the coding sequence ATGAAAATTTCAAAACAAATAAATAAAGAAGTTTTAATAACTATTGCTCTTTATTTAATATATTTTGTTTGGTGGTATTATTTTGCTTATGAATATGGTTCTGATAATGTAGAAGAATACAAATATATCTTAGGTTTACCTGAATGGTTTTTCTATTCTTGTGTTGTCGGATTAGTGCTTATAAATGTTTTGGTCTATGTTTGTATAAAACTTTTCTTCAAGGATGTCGATTTTGAAGAATATGATAATAAAGACAAGAAGTTAGATAAGTAG